One Myxococcales bacterium genomic region harbors:
- a CDS encoding matrixin family metalloprotease gives MRTLTAAAFGLVLVLGSTRASAFCRATTCNEAKQTCAKDEKGCITEGTQVSWRSSTLEYHLHDRGTRKLVRAETRAVIRAAFGTWSDVLCPGDLRTRLRFVEREDISLDPSESADPTDPTRKLNGVFFRDTSWPYGTKSPLASTFRLYGDKQSKGTITSARIEVNTAEKEFSLPDDGTNKTDLMAVLVHEIGHFIGIGHSREPESIMMEAFCEEGNRCNLGRRASRRLAADDVAAVCALYPPGEPEASASDVPTATPPEAGCSAGGTSPEGALIALGFVACFVAARRRPRAVRHEAAP, from the coding sequence ATGAGGACGCTCACCGCCGCGGCGTTCGGGCTCGTGCTCGTGCTCGGCTCCACGAGGGCCAGCGCGTTTTGTAGGGCGACGACGTGCAACGAGGCCAAACAGACCTGCGCCAAAGACGAAAAGGGCTGCATCACCGAGGGCACGCAGGTCTCGTGGCGCTCGTCGACGCTCGAGTACCACCTCCACGATCGAGGCACGCGAAAGCTCGTCCGCGCCGAGACACGGGCCGTGATCCGCGCGGCTTTCGGCACCTGGAGCGACGTGCTCTGCCCCGGGGATCTGCGCACGAGGCTAAGGTTCGTCGAGCGCGAGGACATCTCGCTCGATCCGTCCGAGTCCGCCGACCCGACCGACCCGACACGAAAGCTGAATGGTGTCTTCTTTCGGGACACGTCGTGGCCCTACGGCACGAAGAGCCCCCTCGCCTCGACGTTTCGCCTCTACGGCGACAAACAATCGAAGGGCACGATCACGAGCGCCCGCATCGAGGTCAACACCGCCGAGAAGGAGTTCTCACTCCCCGACGACGGCACGAACAAGACGGACCTCATGGCCGTCCTCGTGCACGAGATTGGCCACTTCATCGGTATCGGTCACTCGCGAGAGCCCGAGTCGATCATGATGGAAGCGTTCTGCGAAGAGGGCAATCGCTGCAACCTCGGGCGGAGGGCCTCACGAAGGCTCGCCGCGGACGATGTCGCCGCCGTGTGCGCGCTCTATCCGCCCGGAGAGCCCGAGGCCTCGGCGAGCGACGTACCCACGGCCACCCCACCCGAGGCGGGGTGCTCCGCCGGTGGCACGAGCCCCGAGGGCGCGCTCATCGCCCTGGGATTCGTCGCGTGCTTCGTCGCGGCGAGGCGTCGCCCGAGAGCCGTGAGGCACGAAGCCGCACCGTGA
- a CDS encoding Dyp-type peroxidase, which produces MSETTTHQPAVLAEVPSEGTFLTFDLAHVGAAAHVLEAVKRLDARDDMVLGLGEPLVRGAGLAVEGLRGFPALAGPSVGVPSTQGALFVFLSGGDGGERVHRARELVAALGEVRVVEDVPAFSYAGGRDLSGYEDGTENPEERAAEVALVAEGPGKGGSFVAVQRWVHTLSALEAMSPAARDHVIGRSRDTNEELSDAPESAHVKRSAQESFTPEAFMLRRSMPYGSTKEHGLVFVAYGASLDAYERVMRRMAGLDDGIRDAIFSYSRPVTGGYYFCPPVRHRRYDLAALVASGG; this is translated from the coding sequence ATGTCCGAGACCACGACGCATCAGCCTGCCGTGCTCGCCGAGGTGCCCTCCGAGGGCACGTTCCTCACCTTCGATCTGGCCCACGTCGGCGCCGCCGCGCACGTCCTCGAGGCGGTGAAGCGCCTCGACGCGCGTGACGACATGGTGCTCGGCCTCGGCGAGCCGCTCGTGCGCGGCGCGGGCCTCGCGGTCGAAGGCCTGCGAGGTTTTCCAGCCTTGGCGGGGCCTTCGGTGGGCGTCCCGTCGACGCAAGGGGCGCTCTTCGTGTTCCTCTCGGGGGGCGATGGTGGCGAACGTGTGCATCGTGCACGTGAGCTCGTGGCGGCGCTCGGCGAGGTGCGAGTCGTCGAGGACGTGCCCGCGTTCTCGTACGCCGGCGGCCGGGATCTCTCGGGCTACGAGGATGGCACCGAGAACCCCGAAGAGCGCGCGGCCGAGGTGGCGCTCGTCGCCGAGGGGCCAGGCAAAGGCGGCAGCTTCGTCGCGGTGCAGAGGTGGGTGCACACGCTCTCCGCGCTCGAGGCGATGTCGCCCGCCGCGCGGGACCACGTCATCGGCCGCTCGCGCGACACGAACGAAGAGCTTTCCGACGCACCCGAGAGCGCGCACGTGAAGCGGTCCGCCCAAGAGAGCTTCACGCCCGAGGCCTTCATGCTGCGCCGCTCGATGCCCTATGGGTCGACCAAGGAGCACGGCCTCGTCTTCGTCGCCTACGGCGCGTCGCTCGACGCCTACGAGCGCGTGATGCGCCGCATGGCCGGCCTCGACGACGGCATTCGCGACGCGATTTTCTCGTACTCACGGCCGGTTACGGGCGGGTACTACTTCTGCCCACCCGTGCGTCACCGGCGTTACGATCTCGCGGCGCTCGTGGCCTCGGGGGGCTGA
- a CDS encoding MYXO-CTERM sorting domain-containing protein, with the protein MHARLGVSFVVAQITWLGLVGGARADIPPPDEQVRDCVQAEVTKRIVAKDPALGPTPCRVVGPWKEATSPGEAASNRDAAQKAEGYTWICPLTRNYRGDVLYCKLPAGLAAEQALHGGGSEASPQVSPSGGSSQVSPSEATKVRGCGGCSSSGGSDAPLVGLGLVGLAVAWVRRRRPST; encoded by the coding sequence ATGCACGCACGTCTTGGGGTGTCGTTCGTCGTCGCGCAGATCACCTGGCTCGGTCTCGTGGGGGGCGCGCGCGCCGACATCCCGCCGCCCGACGAGCAGGTGCGCGACTGCGTCCAAGCCGAGGTCACGAAGCGCATCGTGGCGAAAGATCCGGCGCTCGGCCCGACCCCGTGCCGTGTGGTCGGCCCGTGGAAAGAAGCGACGTCGCCCGGCGAGGCCGCCTCGAACCGAGACGCCGCGCAGAAGGCCGAGGGCTACACATGGATTTGCCCTCTCACACGCAACTACCGAGGGGACGTCCTCTACTGCAAACTGCCCGCGGGCCTCGCGGCCGAGCAGGCGCTCCACGGCGGCGGCTCCGAGGCCTCGCCCCAAGTCTCGCCCTCCGGCGGCTCGTCCCAGGTCTCCCCCTCCGAGGCCACGAAGGTGCGCGGGTGTGGTGGATGTTCGAGCAGCGGAGGCAGCGACGCTCCGCTCGTGGGTTTGGGGCTCGTCGGCCTCGCGGTGGCGTGGGTACGTCGTCGTCGGCCTTCTACGTGA